One genomic segment of Acinetobacter sp. C26M includes these proteins:
- the mnmC gene encoding FAD-dependent 5-carboxymethylaminomethyl-2-thiouridine(34) oxidoreductase MnmC, giving the protein MSQSAKLQTAELDWELVDGIEVPISKQFGDVYFSKDNGLLETRHVFLNGNDLTERLSELKDFQYFCVGETGFGTGLNILTLWQLWQQVRPNNHSHLHAISVEKFPLNKADLIRALNVWPELKPLAEQLIQQYPLPIAGCHRLSFPEERFSIDLWLGDAQDIFPSIPKTQAVNAWFLDGFAPSCNPDMWQENVLNHMVRLSDFGTTFASFSVAGVLKRGLKQHGVQISRPRGFGHKREMLKAIWSDPSQSLTDSTDAAPEIKVQSELAPTASNSRPRQIAIIGAGIAGLSTAWAFAQRGHQVTIYEQNEPLSGASGNPLALLNPKLCPIEQAHEHLMTLSWQHALNFYPKFNAFRPIQVQQMALKNADELLSLADQYPAAVLSVQDQQDVTPKTNHSSLTLHQAGAVSPQQLRDEILQHPNIKIEKAKISHLNASENQTELWQEQQLIAIADHVIVCCAKQSAALFDNYPVLKPIRGQVSWVENREQALALDQAYSYGGYCMQLDAAQLILGASFYPNRDDVEVLTEDHVHNYELIHSVFPEYAQQLPSTEIWQGRASVRAQSLDYFPLVGKMQNHQQIYTFAGLGSKGFLFAPLCSEVLAALVLGELCPIPQSLLDKLNPQRFQKKMKAKKPYYSG; this is encoded by the coding sequence ATGTCTCAATCTGCAAAATTACAAACAGCCGAATTAGACTGGGAACTGGTCGATGGTATCGAAGTTCCCATTTCTAAACAGTTTGGCGATGTCTACTTTTCCAAAGATAACGGTTTGCTTGAAACACGCCATGTGTTTTTAAATGGTAATGACCTAACTGAACGCCTATCCGAACTAAAAGATTTTCAATACTTTTGTGTTGGCGAAACAGGTTTTGGTACGGGCTTAAACATTCTAACACTATGGCAACTTTGGCAGCAGGTTCGTCCAAATAATCACAGTCACTTACATGCCATCAGTGTTGAAAAATTCCCACTGAATAAAGCGGATCTAATCCGTGCACTGAATGTTTGGCCTGAACTTAAGCCACTTGCAGAACAGCTGATTCAACAATATCCCCTGCCCATCGCAGGCTGCCATCGCTTAAGTTTTCCTGAAGAACGTTTTAGTATTGATTTATGGTTGGGCGATGCACAGGATATTTTCCCAAGCATTCCTAAAACCCAAGCCGTGAATGCATGGTTTCTCGATGGTTTCGCTCCTTCATGCAATCCAGATATGTGGCAAGAGAACGTGCTCAATCACATGGTGCGTTTATCTGACTTTGGAACGACATTTGCGTCCTTTAGTGTTGCTGGTGTGCTCAAACGTGGACTGAAGCAACATGGTGTGCAAATTAGTCGTCCACGTGGTTTTGGTCATAAACGTGAAATGTTGAAAGCTATTTGGTCGGATCCATCACAATCGCTAACCGACTCTACTGATGCAGCACCAGAAATTAAAGTTCAATCTGAACTAGCACCAACGGCTTCCAATTCAAGACCTCGTCAAATTGCCATCATTGGCGCTGGAATCGCGGGTTTAAGCACAGCATGGGCATTTGCTCAACGTGGTCATCAAGTCACGATCTACGAGCAAAATGAGCCTCTCTCAGGGGCATCAGGCAATCCCCTTGCTCTACTCAATCCCAAGTTGTGTCCAATTGAACAAGCACATGAACACTTGATGACCTTGAGCTGGCAACATGCATTAAATTTTTATCCTAAATTCAATGCATTTAGACCCATTCAAGTCCAGCAAATGGCTTTAAAAAATGCGGATGAATTGCTCAGCTTAGCGGATCAGTATCCTGCAGCGGTGTTATCTGTACAAGATCAGCAAGATGTAACACCTAAAACAAACCATTCAAGCTTGACGCTACATCAGGCTGGTGCTGTTTCTCCACAGCAACTGCGTGATGAAATTTTGCAGCATCCGAATATCAAAATCGAAAAGGCAAAAATTTCTCACTTAAATGCTAGTGAAAATCAGACTGAGCTTTGGCAAGAACAACAGCTCATCGCTATAGCTGATCATGTCATCGTCTGTTGTGCCAAGCAAAGTGCTGCACTGTTCGATAACTATCCTGTGTTAAAACCAATTCGTGGACAAGTCAGCTGGGTTGAGAATCGCGAGCAAGCTTTAGCGCTAGATCAAGCTTATAGTTATGGCGGGTATTGTATGCAATTGGATGCCGCTCAATTGATTCTAGGCGCATCCTTTTATCCAAACCGAGATGATGTTGAGGTTTTGACAGAAGACCATGTGCATAACTACGAACTTATCCACAGTGTCTTCCCTGAATATGCGCAACAGCTGCCATCCACTGAAATATGGCAAGGTCGTGCTTCGGTACGTGCACAGAGTTTAGATTACTTTCCTCTAGTTGGGAAAATGCAAAATCACCAACAAATCTATACTTTTGCAGGTTTAGGTTCAAAAGGATTCTTGTTTGCACCGTTGTGTAGCGAAGTATTAGCAGCTTTAGTACTCGGAGAACTTTGTCCAATTCCACAATCATTATTGGATAAGCTCAATCCACAGCGCTTTCAAAAGAAGATGAAAGCAAAGAAACCGTATTATTCAGGCTAA
- a CDS encoding YajQ family cyclic di-GMP-binding protein, translated as MPSFDIVSELELFEVNHAVQNTEKEIATRFDFRGQDVSIELNEKNKEIKISTESDFQCEQVYTMLENHFYKRKIDVQALDPQKATASGKNVVQVIKLKDGLDSDTAKKINKAIKESGIKAQSSIQGDKIRVTDKKRDTLQQVMNFLREQQFGLPLQFNNFKD; from the coding sequence ATGCCTTCTTTTGATATTGTTTCTGAATTAGAGTTATTTGAAGTCAATCATGCTGTGCAAAACACAGAAAAAGAGATTGCGACTCGTTTTGACTTCCGTGGACAAGACGTTTCAATTGAGTTAAATGAGAAAAATAAAGAAATTAAAATCTCAACTGAAAGCGATTTCCAATGTGAGCAAGTCTATACCATGCTTGAAAATCACTTCTATAAACGTAAAATTGACGTACAAGCATTAGATCCACAAAAAGCCACAGCTTCTGGTAAGAATGTAGTACAAGTGATTAAGCTTAAAGATGGACTTGACTCAGATACCGCAAAAAAAATTAATAAAGCCATTAAAGAAAGTGGCATCAAAGCGCAATCTTCTATCCAAGGAGACAAAATCCGTGTCACCGATAAAAAGCGCGATACTTTGCAACAAGTCATGAACTTTTTACGTGAACAACAATTTGGTCTGCCACTGCAATTTAATAATTTCAAAGATTAA
- a CDS encoding rhodanese-like domain-containing protein has protein sequence MIRKQEITTFEFPEGAVIWDVRDTKAYTEAHVKGAVNRPITDITADSLTQVAADQPIYILCGGGSKAPRAAELLDGLDGSREYVVLMGGTRAARDAGLPLEQGA, from the coding sequence ATGATCCGTAAACAAGAAATTACAACATTTGAGTTCCCAGAAGGCGCTGTCATTTGGGATGTCCGAGATACCAAAGCGTATACAGAGGCTCATGTCAAAGGGGCGGTGAATCGTCCAATTACTGATATCACTGCGGATAGTTTGACTCAAGTTGCAGCGGATCAGCCGATTTATATTTTATGTGGTGGTGGTAGTAAAGCACCACGCGCAGCTGAGCTTTTAGACGGTCTCGATGGTTCTCGTGAATATGTTGTATTAATGGGTGGCACACGCGCAGCGCGTGATGCAGGCTTACCTTTAGAACAAGGCGCTTAA
- a CDS encoding DUF4442 domain-containing protein has translation MAKDNRLYKLVKTTSKFPKGIRSTLWSKAFGRVVPMVGTANIRYLEVDKDHVTVRIENQRNMQNHIKGVHAAAMALLGETATGFLTGLHVPDDRILLIKSLHVDYLKVAQGGLTATATLSADQQKFIADNEKGELLVPITVTDDSGNQPIQCQMLWAWLPKRKK, from the coding sequence ATGGCAAAAGATAACCGTCTTTATAAGCTGGTTAAAACCACTTCTAAATTTCCTAAAGGCATCCGTAGCACGCTCTGGAGCAAAGCTTTTGGTCGTGTGGTTCCGATGGTGGGAACAGCAAATATTCGTTATTTAGAAGTCGACAAAGACCACGTGACTGTTCGTATTGAAAACCAGCGTAATATGCAAAATCATATTAAGGGCGTTCATGCAGCAGCCATGGCTTTACTCGGTGAAACTGCGACAGGATTTTTAACAGGTCTACATGTACCAGATGATCGCATCTTGTTGATCAAATCATTGCATGTCGATTACTTAAAAGTTGCACAAGGTGGTTTAACGGCAACAGCAACATTATCAGCTGATCAACAAAAGTTTATCGCAGATAATGAAAAAGGCGAGTTATTGGTGCCAATTACAGTAACAGATGATTCAGGCAATCAACCAATCCAATGCCAAATGCTTTGGGCTTGGCTGCCAAAACGTAAAAAATAG